The Eretmochelys imbricata isolate rEreImb1 chromosome 19, rEreImb1.hap1, whole genome shotgun sequence genome contains a region encoding:
- the LOC144277357 gene encoding RH-like protein, whose protein sequence is MGSDYPPSLRCGLPGLILFLETAFILIFWFCFSKESQSTSEDLEIYPAFQDVNVLVIFGFGFLLASFKRYGFSSIGFNLLIATLGVQWAVLVEGFLFASSAGKVKIGLHSVLKATISVTAVLISAGALLGKANPIQLIWMAMVEVAAFSTSRWINVRFLKIEEHTSLMHVHIFGTYFGLAVSWWLYHSSLSKRIEKETSNPISDLFSMLGTLFLWMFWPSFNSVLIVDVMEKRNAICNTYYAIAVSAVAAFALSSLSSRNGKIRMIHIHHAALAGGVALGFSAPVIPHPWIAMILGLLASMVAVLGSHCLQTYLNSVLKIHDTCGVHYTFGLPGLLGAIVNVILFIIIKWASLSTLGYLALIEVGSFMLTTAIGLGTGFITGFILTFKLWKTLPASKYFDDQAYWEFPHLAYGF, encoded by the exons ATGGGTTCTGACTATCCTCCCAGTCTCCGATGTGGTCTCCCTGGGCTCATACTCTTTTTGGAAACTGCCTTTATCCTCatattttggttttgcttttcaaAGGAAAGTCAAAGCACATCAGAAGACCTTGAAATCTATCCTG CATTTCAAGATGTCAACGTCCTGGTGATTTTTGGATTTGGCTTCCTCCTGGCTTCCTTCAAAAGATATGGATTTAGCAGCATTGGATTCAATCTGCTAATTGCCACACTTGGAGTTCAGTGGGCTGTGCTCGTGGAAGGATTTTTGTTTGCTTCCTCAGCAGGAAAAGTGAAAATTGGCCTGCACAG tgtaTTAAAGGCCACTATAAGTGTAACTGCTGTTCTAATCTCAGCTGGAGCTCTTCTGGGCAAGGCTAACCCTATTCAGTTGATTTGGATGGCAATGGTGGAGGTGGCAGCTTTCAGTACGAGCAGATGGATCAATGTCAGATTCCTGAAG ATTGAGGAACACACAAGCTTGATGCACGTTCACATATTTGGAACCTACTTTGGCTTGGCAGTCTCCTGGTGGCTGTACCATTCTTCACTGAGTAAAAGGATTGAAAAGGAAACATCTAATCCGATATCTGATTTGTTTTCAATGCTGG GCACGCTCTTTCTGTGGATGTTCTGGCCAAGCTTCAACTCTGTGCTAATCGTGGATGTGATGGAAAAGAGGAATGCCATCTGCAACACTTACTATGCCATCGCTGTGAGTGCTGTGGCTGCTTTTGCACTGTCATCCTTGAGCAGCAGGAAtggaaaaatcaggatg ATCCACATCCACCATGCAGCACTAGCAGGAGGGGTTGCTCTTGGTTTCTCAGCTCCCGTTATTCCACATCCTTGGATTGCCATGATTTTGGGTCTGCTTGCCAGCATGGTTGCTGTACTGGGATCTCACTGTTTACAG ACATATTTGAATTCGGTGCTCAAGATTCATGACACCTGTGGCGTCCATTACACGTTTGGGTTGCCTGGATTGCTTGGAGCGATAGTCAATGTCATTCTCTTCATAATAATCAAGTGGGCCAGTTTATCAAC actgGGTTATCTAGCCTTGATTGAAGTTGGCTCTTTCATGTTGACCACTGCTATAGGTTTGGGAACAGGTTTCATTACAG GTTTCATTTTAACTTTCAAACTATGGAAGACACTGCCTGCATCAAAGTACTTTGATGACCAAGCTTATTGGGAG TTTCCCCATTTGGCTTATGGATTTTGA